The sequence below is a genomic window from Methanosarcinales archaeon Met12.
GCTATCAGCAAGGACTTAAAAAAGATTGAAGAAAAACATTTAGTCACCCCTTTTAACGCCAAGGCAATGGCTCTTTTCCCAGAAAAAATAGGAGGAAAAATGTGGGCTATACTTACAGTTCATACTGATAAACCTCCTTCAAAAATATGTCTTGCCTCTTTTGCTAAAGAAGAAGACATTTGGTCTGAAACTTATTGGCAGAAATGGTATGACGTTTTTGAAAAATACTCTTTACCTTTACAGCGCAAACCCGAAGACCATATTGAAGTTGGCGCTCCGCCATTAAAGACAAAATACGGCTGGCTTTTGCTATATTCCTATATCCGTAATTATTTTTCTCCTCAAAAACTCTTCGGGGTAGAAGCAGTTTTACTTGACCTCAAAAATCCCTTAAAAGTTATTGGCAAGATTGATGCCCCGATTTTAGTGCCAGAAGAGTACTATGAAAAAGTAGGCCTTGTGCCAAATGTGGTTTTCCCTTCAGGAGCAATAATTTTACCCCCCCACCAAAAATTTTGTAGTGGGGGCAAAGAGGACTGGATTCACCTTTATTATGGAGCAGCTGACACCACCTGCTGCCTCGCTTTTATAAATCTTTCTTTTTTGTTAGAAGAATTATTAGGTAAAAATAAAGCAGTCACCTTGAAGCGGGCCAAGGAAAATCCGATTATTACTCCCGAGAAAAAACACCCCTGGGAAAGCAAGTCCGTTTTCAATCCTGCGGCTATTTGTCTTCAAGGGAAAGTTCACATTGTGTATAGGGCAATTTCAGAAGACAATACCTCTGTTTTGGGCTATGCATCAAGTAAAGACGGGATTCATATTGATGAACGTTTGTCGCAACCGATATATGTCCCTAGAGAGCCATTTGAGCAGAAACTTCAACCAGGAGCCGGTTCTGGTTGCGAAGACCCTCGACTTACTAAAATAGATGAGAAGATCTACATCTGCTACACCGCCTTTGATGGAAATCTTCCGCGAGTAGCTTTAAGTTGGATTTGGGCAAAAGATTTTCTCGAAAAGCAATGGAATTGGGCAAAGCCAGTGCTTATTTCGCCAGCTGACTTAAACGATAAAAATGCCTTTGTTTTTCCAGAGAAGATAAACGACAAATATCTGATTGTTCATCGGGTTGGTTATGACATTGATTATTCTTTCTGCCAGACTTTAGATTTTAAAGGTGATGTTTTTCTTGAAGAGCAACGTTGGATATATAGGAGGAAAGGGTGGTGGGACAGTAAAAAAGTAGGGGCTGCTGCCCCGCCCATAAAAACAAAAGAGGGATGGATTATGCTCTACCACGGTATTTCAGAAGATGGCGTTTATAGAGTAGGGGCCGTGCTTTTAGACCTTAAAAACCCGCTTAAAATCCTCGGTCGCACCAGCAATCCTATTCTTGAGCCAGAAACTCCCTATGAAAAAAAGGGGTTGGTTCCCAATGTTGTTTTTCCCTGCGGCAATGTGGTCTTGGATGATAAACTTTTCGTCTATTACGGAGGCGGTGATAAAGTAGTGGGGGTTGCGACCATCGAATTGGCGGACCTGCTTGCATATCTTAAACTGTGCAAATGCTAAATTTGTGAACTCCTTGCCTATCATCCATACAAGCTATGCATGATTAATTGCTCGGTTATGAAAAAAGCAAACAAAACCTTTATAATTGATAAAATGAGACGGCATGGTGATGAAAGGACGGGTTATCATTGCCATCGTTTTGACCATGGCCATATCTGGATGTATCCACGGCGGGGAAGTAGATTATGCGAACAAGATTGATGTTGCATTAAAAGATGGTCCGGTCGTCGCATATTTTTATTCAGATTGGTGTCCAGCGTGCGCGCCGCAGAAGCCAATCATCGAAGAGTTGGATAAAGAGCATGGTGGAGATGTGACGTTCATACTGATAAATATAGATGAGGATGCCACGGCGATGCGGAAATATGACATAAGACGCATCCCAACGACGATTGTGTTCGCTAGTGGTGAAAGTTATATGAGACATGTCGGCGTAACGGACAAGGAGACGTTGAATACTTCCATCCAGTGGGCAATGTTGAATCGCGGTCCGGGATTATGATGTCACTTCCATTGCCAGCACTCGCTTTCCTGGCCGGTATGGCAAGTATTGTCTCGCCATGTATCCTGCCAATAATTCCTGCTATAGTAGCATATTCTATCGATGGAGACAAGTATCGTCCCGCAATAATAGTATTTGGCCTATCCATATCGTTCACGATTCTTGGCGTAATAACATCGGCAGTCGGATACGCGATACAGGCTCACATCGACTACCTGCGGGTTCTTTCTGGAGTCATAATTTTGAGTATGGGATTCCTTCTCGTGTTTGACTTACCCATTAAGTCAGGTGGTGTCGAGGCCAAAGTAGCACCGTTTCTTGATAGAGTCCAATCGAGAGGGATAATTGGCGGACTTTTATTTGGATCTGCACTTGGACTGGTATGGATTCCATGTATAGGCCCCATCCTTGCGGCAATCCTCATGATAGTTGCAGTCGAGGGCAATATCGTCACAGGGGGCTTTTTGTTGTTTATATATTCACTTGGACTTGGGTTGCCGATGCTCGTGATAGCCTACTTGCCAAGACTCTCCATGAAGTTTGTGCGTGTTGGAACTAAGAAGGGGGTTACGATAAGGCGCATGGCTGGTGCCGTATTAATGGCGACTGGATTTTATTTCCTGCTCAGCTTCATGCGATACGTGGGCGGCTGGTGATGAGGAGATGCATAGAGGTCCAGCATAACAGGATGATTCGATTTTTAGACGAATTTGAGTCGAATTACGACAACATAAAGTTGACTGACTTTGTCTTATTGCGATTACCGCTCCCTTTCTATGAATCTACCTATTTCTGATGAGTCCTTTGGTCCGATGAGCACTTTCCATCCACTCAACTGTTCCAATTCTCCGGAAATTCGCGCCGCAAGGCCTGGAATGACCATCTTCTTGTGCCTTATTTTTTTCTCAATCCCGGTTTCATCGATGACTTTTTTTACCCTCGACGCACTTAATTGTCTACCTGCAACCGCGGCTTCGACGCCAATTCCATTCGTATCCAGGACGATTAAGTAACAGTCGACCTTAGCGGATTCGATGTCTGACGCAACGGTATAATAAGTCAAAGCAAAGTTCGTCGTCAACAATACTGGCGAGTTCTCATCTGGGGAGCCGAATTCTTTTAAGCCTGCTTCAACTCTAACAGGCCGTCTCGGGTCTGTGTACAGGTTTTGTCTCAGGGTGATGTTTGGAAGCAATGCCCATATTTCAATATTGTGTAATATAATCAGGTCAGCATATTTGGCCATCATCAAAGAGGCGGCCATTGCCTCCTTGAGTCCGTCTCCACTCTGCAAATAAACGGCTGCAGGTATGCCCAGTATCGGACGATTGAGCACTTTATCTTCGTTCGTAGCGCTTCTTCTCAGCATCACGAAATTGTTTAGCGTGCAGGAGTCCAGATGAGAACCAGGATCGATGACGATGTCATTTATGCCCATTCTTTGTAAGGCGTTTACAACGGATTTTAGTTCAGAAATATCGTTATCTGCGAAGGCCACTACAGGGCAATTGTATTTTACGGCCAGTTCTCCAACCTCCTTCCAGGTATTCTTTGTCGCCGCATAGACCAATGGTTTTTTATCTCCCACGATTCTCAGGGCTTTGTCCAGAGATTCAGAATTCCAGGAACACAGTATCAGTGCTTTTTTCGTCCGCTTTGCCGTTTCTTCGACGCATTTATCGAACTTTTCAACGTCCCCTGACCTGTTTCTTATCGCAATCGCCTGCAGAGTAAGCGTCTCGCCGATTCTCTCATGCGCAAAATTGTTTACAAATTCTATCCTTTTCGACAATTCCTCTTTGCCCATCTCATCGTGAATATCTATGGCGATGGCAGTTTGGTTAAAATACGTCAGTTCATGCCTGTAGAGGACTTTCTCCCCTCCTACACTAACGGTGGGCTTCCCAAAAACTACCTCTCTAACAGCTGGAGCAAGAATTTCTTCTAAAGCCTTGAAGCTCTCTCTTTTTAGATGTGGACAATCCTTGAGTTCGACCTTTCTCTCGATCAACTGAGAGCTGAAGGCCATGCAGGTCTTCTCACCACATTTTTTACAGTTGATTTTTGGTAAATATTTATAAATATCTAGAGGACCCGCTTTTTTTCTCACATATATCACAGCCCTATCCAGTTCGTGACGTCGACTATCTCTTTCTTGTCGCTAGTCAGCACATCAACCATGCTCTTGAAAAGTTCTATGGAAGTTGGACATATCATCATGAAAAGGTTGCACCCAGCCAACCACAGCGACATGGCAGTTACAGCCTCCCACAAAGGCCCTCTCTTCTCACGGTCACCCCATTCAGGTGCTTTCATCCAAGCCTCCCTGGCACCCCATGCATTGGTCGTTCCAGAAGCTATTGGCATCTGCAAATCATCATCGCCCTTCAGTGCTGCCAATCTAATTTTCTCCATCGTGCTGAAGGAAAATTCCAACCCATATCCAAGGGGGGCAGTAGTGGGGTCCATGATAATGTCTTCTTTTTTAAGACCAAGTTCAAATAAGCGTTTATTCATAGTTTTTTGATTATTGACGTCCAATTGAGTCCAGGATAATACGGCATGACCATTGTCCAGGCAGGCACTGCCGATTTTTTTATAATCCAAGTTCATGCCAACTGAGTTAATCAGACATCTCTCCCCCTGGGCAGCTTCTGCTGCTTTTTTCAAAACTTCGGGGTCCTTATCTGGATTGCCTGAGCCCCCTATTATCATGGGAACTTTTACGGCTTGCAATAGCTCCTCGACCGTTTTAGCCGCTTCTCGAGCTGTTGTGTCCTTTATGCCTGGGTCAGTGCTTATCAGGTGTATGGTCACCATATCGGCACCATACTTGTCGACGCACAGCTTTGCCCACTCCACTGGGTCCTCTAAAACCTCTTCGAAATGCATCCTGACTGGACCGGGTAGAGGTATCTTCATGTCGAAGACATCGAAGGCGACTGCTGGTTTGGAGGGATTTCCAGATTCAAATGGCATCGCTTTATCTCCGCCGACCGTTATGGAATGGCTCCTTGTTCCGCCCTCTGCCTTTGTATTTCCCAATTTCACCGAGGTAACTTCTCCCCTGTAGTTTACCGGAGGTTTTTCAAAAATCTGCACACTATATCTGGGAACGTCTTCGACCGCCTTTTGTAATGCGGGTAAAACTGAAAGTGGGCTGACCATCAACTCCAGTTCATCGGCGATTATCTCGATGTTTTCCATCTCGATTTGCTCTGCTTGCTTCAGTGCTTCAATAAGTTTGGTTATATCCGTCATATTTCCCTCGGGCTGTCGAAGAGCTTATAAATTTTGTCTTTTCAAATCAGTTATCTAACCGCCGAGCCGTATGTCAACTGTTGTGCAAGTGTCGGCTTGGGTGTTTATAGATATTTAGAAAACTCATCTTCATCTACTTTTGCCAATTTTAGAACTCCTTTCAGTGTCCCTATTTTCAGCTCTTTGTGTATAGGAACAACAGTTCCTACTTTTCCCGTGGGAGCCATTTTTGATAACCTAACATGGCTACCAGTTTTACCACCAATCTCAAATCCCATTTTGTTACAAAGAATTCTGATTACTTTTTCTCCTGAAACTTTCCTAAGTTTTGGCACTCAAACGTTGTCATCAACGTTTTTCTCTCTTTTTCCTTTAACGGAAATTCATCCAAATAAAGCTCAGTAGCCTCCTTAAGATTAGCTATAGCCTCCTCAATAGTCTCCCCTTGGCTGACTGTGCCAACTTCTGGGCACTCTGCCACATACATATCCTCTTCTTTATGTAATACTGCTGTAAACGTCTGCATCTTTATTCGCCCCATCGGGTGTTTACTTTGTAAACCCCCTTCATAAAATGTGTTTCTACCCCTTAAAGATTCTTTGGTTGGTTTGTTGAATTTGAAAAATTTGATGGATTCAAATGCATAGATATAACAATCGTTGAAGCAAAAGTGGATATGGGAAGGATTTGTTACACTCAGAATACCAATAAATATTAGAAGAGACTGCGAATTTTATTAGTAGATTTCTCAATTGAATATAACAACTATCAACCGAGATAATCACTCATTTAATCTAACAATTTTCAGGACAATTTGTCCATGATGGTTTCTACGGCTTTTGTTGCGTTGCACTCTTCTAAATCCAGTAAAGACTTTCCTGCGAAGAGATATTCCTCGATATGAACGTCGTAGGGAATCGTTCCTAAAAACTCTGGTCCGAAGGATTTTGCCCTGTCGATGATTGCCTTCTCATGCCCTGCGCTCACTCTATTTACCACTAAATATAAGTGTTTGAACCTGGCATCAAGTTCGCCGGCCAGCTCACTTATCCTCTCTGCCGTGTCAAATCCATGTTGAGACATGTCCGTCACTATGATCATATCGTCTACGCCCAGGGTGGTCTTTCTACTTATATGCTCCAGACCGGCCTCGGCGTCGATGATGACATGGTCGTAACTCTTCGTCATCGAATCTATTATCCATCTGAGTATGTTGTTTACCGAACAGTAGCATCCAGGTCCTTCTGGCCGCCCCATCACCAGGATGTCGAAATCAGGCGTCTCTGCAATTATCTCAAATACCCTATATTCCAGCCACTTGTCCTTGGAGTATCCTGGCGGCAGTTGGGATTGCTTTGTCAACAATTCTTCCTTGATATCCCCAACAGTGCTTTTAACAGACACTCCCAACATGCCTGGTAAATTAAAGTCAGGGTCGGCATCTATTGCCAGGATATTTTTTTCGCCGTCTCTCACCATTTTTCTGATTATGAGGGCGGCGAGCATGGTTTTCCCTACTCCACCCTTACCGGATACGGCAAGAATCCTCATCAAATTTCCTCGATCTCTATCTCGATGTCTCCCTCGATCGTCACGCCCACCAGTTCGATACTGTATTCTTTTAGAATCCCATGGATTCCCGATATGTACGGCTCTTTTTCCGTCGTCATTTACTTCTTCCTGATTATGACCTGGTCTATGTGTATCTTTGCGTTCTTCAAAACCAGCTTAATGCCCCCTGTTTGTGGGATGTGTTCGGTTGCAGAAACTTGCGCTTTCGGAGCCGCGGTCGTCGGAGAACTCTCTTTTTTCTTAATTTTTAATTTCAATGGTTTTTTATCACTCATCTTTACAAACCTCACTCCAGTATTCCATCTTCCCGAAGCCTGTCTATGACTTTTGTCAATTGGTCCTCGCTTAGGCCAAGCTCTTTGGCGGCCTCTTCGGGATATATCTCCCCATCTTGTTGTTCTATATATGCTATAAGTTTGTTTTTTAGCTCTTCTGTGACCTCAAACTCCCATCGCTGAACCACTGGATGAGCTTTCTTTTGCAAAAATGCCTTGAGGGAATCGATATCCGTGGCATCGTCTTCCGTAGCTATTCTTTCGTGAAGCCCCTCTGGAATGGCATCTTCTATCCTTTTTTTCGCATCCTTTGGCAGCCATACAATACGCTCCCATCCGCCGTCTGCCTGCAGGAACTTTCGAGACCGCATATATTCGATGGCCATCCCAAGGATGCCCTCTTCCTGTCTCCCCCCGCCAGTTTGTGCCGCCAATCTTGAGAAGGGTATGCCAATCGGAGTATCCTCTGAGTATTCCCTGTGCACAACACCAATTCCATCCACTTCTGGGATGTAGAACGCGAGCGACTCGAAACACCCGCAGGATGTGTGCGGGTAACCAAACATGCTGTGCAGATAACATCTCTCGGTCTCGCCATCTGATTTCTCTGATACCACTTCGTTCACCCCGGCGTACTCTCCCTTTATCGCATCCAAAAGCTCGCCTTTTTGGATTGGAAAGTTCGTACCTTCAGGGTCCGCCCTCGTGGCAGCCCTGCCCTCGAGCCAGCTTATCGAGCCGCAAAGTGACATCTTCTCCGGCGTTATGATGCAGACGTGTGTTGGGGCAAAACTTTGACACATGAGACACGCATAAAACTCATCTACTTCCTCTTCGCTCAATGCTCTTGCCCTTGCATCCCTGTCCTCATAGGTTTTCTTTGCGTTGTCCACAAATCCCTCTATCTCCTTTTCGTCTGTGATGAATGTGACCTGCATTTTCTCGATGATCGGCAGCTCAGACTTGAACAATTTGATTAAAGCCTGTCCCATGTATTTCAGGTTGAAGCCCTTTGCATGGGCGCCCTTGCTCAACCTGCACCAGATGTCATATCTCTGATTCAGGTGCATGA
It includes:
- the cdhC gene encoding CO dehydrogenase/CO-methylating acetyl-CoA synthase complex subunit beta — protein: MELPFDIGPQYEGERIRKEDMYVELGGPKVKAKAELAKLRKTDEIEDGRVEVKGPDIGEMKEGGSYPFGIFVEVTGEKLEEDMEGVVERRIHEYCNFIEGFMHLNQRYDIWCRLSKGAHAKGFNLKYMGQALIKLFKSELPIIEKMQVTFITDEKEIEGFVDNAKKTYEDRDARARALSEEEVDEFYACLMCQSFAPTHVCIITPEKMSLCGSISWLEGRAATRADPEGTNFPIQKGELLDAIKGEYAGVNEVVSEKSDGETERCYLHSMFGYPHTSCGCFESLAFYIPEVDGIGVVHREYSEDTPIGIPFSRLAAQTGGGRQEEGILGMAIEYMRSRKFLQADGGWERIVWLPKDAKKRIEDAIPEGLHERIATEDDATDIDSLKAFLQKKAHPVVQRWEFEVTEELKNKLIAYIEQQDGEIYPEEAAKELGLSEDQLTKVIDRLREDGILE
- a CDS encoding thioredoxin family protein — protein: MVMKGRVIIAIVLTMAISGCIHGGEVDYANKIDVALKDGPVVAYFYSDWCPACAPQKPIIEELDKEHGGDVTFILINIDEDATAMRKYDIRRIPTTIVFASGESYMRHVGVTDKETLNTSIQWAMLNRGPGL
- the acsC gene encoding acetyl-CoA decarbonylase/synthase complex subunit gamma, whose product is MRKKAGPLDIYKYLPKINCKKCGEKTCMAFSSQLIERKVELKDCPHLKRESFKALEEILAPAVREVVFGKPTVSVGGEKVLYRHELTYFNQTAIAIDIHDEMGKEELSKRIEFVNNFAHERIGETLTLQAIAIRNRSGDVEKFDKCVEETAKRTKKALILCSWNSESLDKALRIVGDKKPLVYAATKNTWKEVGELAVKYNCPVVAFADNDISELKSVVNALQRMGINDIVIDPGSHLDSCTLNNFVMLRRSATNEDKVLNRPILGIPAAVYLQSGDGLKEAMAASLMMAKYADLIILHNIEIWALLPNITLRQNLYTDPRRPVRVEAGLKEFGSPDENSPVLLTTNFALTYYTVASDIESAKVDCYLIVLDTNGIGVEAAVAGRQLSASRVKKVIDETGIEKKIRHKKMVIPGLAARISGELEQLSGWKVLIGPKDSSEIGRFIERER
- the cdhD gene encoding CO dehydrogenase/acetyl-CoA synthase subunit delta, which produces MTDITKLIEALKQAEQIEMENIEIIADELELMVSPLSVLPALQKAVEDVPRYSVQIFEKPPVNYRGEVTSVKLGNTKAEGGTRSHSITVGGDKAMPFESGNPSKPAVAFDVFDMKIPLPGPVRMHFEEVLEDPVEWAKLCVDKYGADMVTIHLISTDPGIKDTTAREAAKTVEELLQAVKVPMIIGGSGNPDKDPEVLKKAAEAAQGERCLINSVGMNLDYKKIGSACLDNGHAVLSWTQLDVNNQKTMNKRLFELGLKKEDIIMDPTTAPLGYGLEFSFSTMEKIRLAALKGDDDLQMPIASGTTNAWGAREAWMKAPEWGDREKRGPLWEAVTAMSLWLAGCNLFMMICPTSIELFKSMVDVLTSDKKEIVDVTNWIGL
- a CDS encoding type II toxin-antitoxin system HicA family toxin, whose protein sequence is MPKLRKVSGEKVIRILCNKMGFEIGGKTGSHVRLSKMAPTGKVGTVVPIHKELKIGTLKGVLKLAKVDEDEFSKYL
- a CDS encoding type II toxin-antitoxin system HicB family antitoxin codes for the protein MQTFTAVLHKEEDMYVAECPEVGTVSQGETIEEAIANLKEATELYLDEFPLKEKERKTLMTTFECQNLGKFQEKK
- a CDS encoding AAA family ATPase, whose translation is MRILAVSGKGGVGKTMLAALIIRKMVRDGEKNILAIDADPDFNLPGMLGVSVKSTVGDIKEELLTKQSQLPPGYSKDKWLEYRVFEIIAETPDFDILVMGRPEGPGCYCSVNNILRWIIDSMTKSYDHVIIDAEAGLEHISRKTTLGVDDMIIVTDMSQHGFDTAERISELAGELDARFKHLYLVVNRVSAGHEKAIIDRAKSFGPEFLGTIPYDVHIEEYLFAGKSLLDLEECNATKAVETIMDKLS
- a CDS encoding cytochrome c biogenesis CcdA family protein, with amino-acid sequence MMSLPLPALAFLAGMASIVSPCILPIIPAIVAYSIDGDKYRPAIIVFGLSISFTILGVITSAVGYAIQAHIDYLRVLSGVIILSMGFLLVFDLPIKSGGVEAKVAPFLDRVQSRGIIGGLLFGSALGLVWIPCIGPILAAILMIVAVEGNIVTGGFLLFIYSLGLGLPMLVIAYLPRLSMKFVRVGTKKGVTIRRMAGAVLMATGFYFLLSFMRYVGGW